Proteins encoded within one genomic window of Deinococcus sedimenti:
- a CDS encoding riboflavin synthase — MFTGIIEQVGVIARTSENEGNLTVTIQPARMWADVELGESIAVNGTCLTVTTWDAAGFTVDLSRETLAKTAPHWREGVKVNLERAMTAQARFGGHVVSGHVDGVGTVLRVDAQPGAYTMTVRAAPHLARYLVPKGSVTVDGVSLTVVDAGGPAGSRADLRPDEFTLWLVPHTLEVTTLHTWAAGTKVNLEADQMAKYVERLILMRDWTPEQAEQEVGV, encoded by the coding sequence ATGTTTACTGGAATCATCGAACAGGTGGGCGTCATCGCCCGCACCAGCGAGAACGAGGGGAACCTGACCGTCACCATTCAGCCCGCGCGCATGTGGGCGGATGTGGAACTGGGCGAGAGCATAGCCGTGAACGGCACCTGCCTGACCGTGACCACCTGGGACGCGGCGGGCTTCACCGTGGACCTCAGCCGCGAGACGCTCGCCAAGACCGCCCCGCACTGGCGGGAGGGCGTGAAGGTGAATCTGGAGCGCGCCATGACCGCCCAGGCGCGTTTCGGCGGGCACGTGGTGAGTGGGCACGTGGACGGCGTGGGCACGGTCCTGCGCGTGGACGCCCAGCCCGGCGCGTACACCATGACGGTGCGCGCCGCGCCGCACCTCGCCCGGTACCTCGTGCCGAAGGGGAGCGTCACCGTGGACGGCGTGAGCCTGACCGTCGTGGATGCCGGTGGCCCGGCGGGCAGCCGCGCGGACCTGCGCCCGGACGAGTTCACGCTGTGGCTCGTGCCGCACACGCTGGAGGTCACCACCCTGCACACCTGGGCGGCCGGGACGAAGGTGAATCTGGAGGCCGACCAGATGGCCAAGTACGTCGAGCGGCTGATCCTGATGCGCGACTGGACGCCCGAACAGGCGGAACAGGAGGTGGGCGTATGA
- a CDS encoding bifunctional 3,4-dihydroxy-2-butanone-4-phosphate synthase/GTP cyclohydrolase II yields the protein MTLASIPELLAELRAGRPVILVDDENRENEGDLLMPAATATPEWVNFMAREGRGLICVTLTPERARTLDLTPMVGSSTDPNGTAFTVSVDHVSNSTGISAFDRAATIAALMDDAAKPADFRRPGHIFPLVARPGGVLRRAGHTEAGCDLARLAGFPPAGVICEIMGDDGEMSRLPDLLAFGERHGLKVGSIEALIAYRLEHDPFVQLVAEAKLPTEYGEFRLVGFEDTLSGAEHVALVMGDVTPEPLLVRVHSECLTGDGFHSLRCDCGPQRDAAMQAIATEGRGVLVYLRQEGRGIGLLNKIRAYHLQDGGADTVEANLQLGFPADARDFGIGAQMLHLLGARQLRVLTNNPRKLHSLGGFGLEVVERVPLHVGHNEHNTAYLNTKAAKLGHIGTDGSGD from the coding sequence ATGACGCTGGCCTCCATCCCGGAACTGCTCGCGGAACTGCGGGCCGGGCGGCCCGTGATCCTCGTGGACGACGAGAACCGCGAGAACGAGGGCGACCTGCTGATGCCCGCCGCCACGGCGACGCCCGAGTGGGTGAACTTCATGGCGCGCGAGGGACGCGGCCTGATCTGCGTGACCCTCACGCCCGAGCGGGCGCGCACGCTGGACCTGACACCCATGGTGGGCAGCAGCACCGACCCGAACGGCACGGCGTTCACCGTCAGCGTGGACCACGTCAGCAACAGCACCGGCATCAGCGCCTTCGACCGCGCCGCGACCATCGCCGCCCTGATGGACGACGCGGCGAAACCCGCCGATTTCCGCCGCCCCGGCCACATCTTCCCGCTCGTCGCGCGGCCCGGCGGGGTGCTGCGCCGCGCCGGACACACCGAGGCCGGCTGCGACCTCGCCCGGCTGGCCGGCTTCCCACCCGCCGGCGTGATCTGCGAGATCATGGGCGACGACGGCGAGATGAGCCGCCTCCCGGACCTCCTCGCGTTCGGCGAACGGCACGGGCTGAAGGTCGGCAGCATCGAGGCCCTCATCGCCTACCGCCTGGAACACGACCCCTTCGTGCAACTCGTCGCCGAAGCGAAGTTGCCCACCGAGTACGGCGAGTTCCGCCTCGTCGGCTTCGAGGACACCCTCAGCGGCGCGGAACACGTCGCGCTCGTCATGGGCGACGTCACCCCCGAGCCCCTCCTCGTGCGCGTGCACAGCGAATGCCTCACCGGGGACGGCTTCCACAGCCTGCGCTGCGACTGCGGCCCGCAACGCGACGCCGCCATGCAGGCCATCGCCACCGAAGGACGCGGCGTCCTCGTGTACCTCCGGCAGGAAGGGCGCGGCATCGGTCTGCTGAACAAGATCCGCGCCTACCACCTTCAGGACGGTGGCGCGGACACCGTCGAGGCGAACCTGCAACTGGGTTTTCCCGCCGACGCCCGCGACTTCGGCATCGGCGCGCAGATGCTCCACCTGCTCGGCGCGCGACAACTGCGCGTCCTGACGAACAACCCCCGCAAACTGCACAGTCTGGGCGGTTTCGGCCTGGAAGTCGTCGAACGCGTCCCCCTGCACGTCGGCCACAACGAACACAACACCGCCTACCTCAACACCAAGGCCGCCAAACTCGGCCACATCGGCACCGACGGCAGCGGCGACTGA
- the ribH gene encoding 6,7-dimethyl-8-ribityllumazine synthase encodes MNRIEANLLATDLKFAVVSTRWNHLIVDRLVEGAELAFVQHGGKTENLDHFLAPGSYEVPLIARKLAESGKYDAVVCLGAVIKGDTDHYDFVAGGAANGILNTSLHTGVPVAFGVLTTDTVEQALNRAGIKAGNKGAEAVLAMIETVNLLKQIG; translated from the coding sequence ATGAACCGAATCGAAGCCAATCTGCTCGCCACCGACCTGAAGTTCGCTGTTGTCAGTACCCGCTGGAATCATCTGATCGTGGACCGTCTGGTGGAGGGGGCGGAGCTGGCGTTCGTGCAGCACGGTGGGAAGACGGAGAACCTGGATCATTTCCTCGCGCCGGGGAGTTACGAGGTGCCGCTGATCGCGCGGAAGCTGGCGGAGTCCGGGAAGTATGACGCGGTGGTGTGCCTGGGGGCCGTCATCAAGGGCGATACGGATCACTACGATTTCGTGGCGGGCGGCGCGGCGAACGGCATCCTGAACACCAGCCTGCACACGGGCGTGCCGGTGGCGTTCGGCGTGCTGACGACCGACACGGTCGAGCAGGCCCTGAACCGCGCGGGGATCAAGGCCGGGAACAAGGGCGCCGAGGCTGTGCTGGCGATGATCGAGACGGTGAACCTGTTGAAGCAGATCGGGTAA
- a CDS encoding creatininase family protein, whose protein sequence is MNWGMVEDLLTREDRCVLPLGCTEQHATLSLATDTLLAERIAREAADGSGVPVFPALPYGITPTFAAYPGTLSLRVSTYLNLLDDLLSGLHAQGFRRILIVNGHGGNTPGQGWLGEWLARHPDARVQWHNWWNAPRTWAAVQRVDPLASHASWMENFPWTRLDGVAAPEERKPMVDVAALRQLPPARVREVLGHGNYGGLHRRPDREMQLI, encoded by the coding sequence ATGAACTGGGGCATGGTCGAGGACCTGCTGACCCGCGAGGACCGCTGCGTCCTCCCGCTGGGCTGCACCGAGCAGCACGCGACCCTCAGCCTCGCGACGGACACGCTGCTGGCCGAACGCATCGCGCGCGAGGCCGCCGACGGCAGCGGCGTCCCGGTCTTCCCCGCCCTGCCGTACGGCATCACGCCGACGTTCGCGGCGTACCCCGGCACGCTCAGCCTGCGCGTGAGCACGTACCTGAATCTGCTGGACGACCTGCTAAGCGGCCTGCACGCCCAGGGCTTCCGGCGCATCCTGATCGTGAACGGGCACGGCGGGAACACGCCGGGGCAGGGCTGGCTGGGCGAGTGGCTGGCCCGCCACCCGGACGCGCGCGTGCAGTGGCACAACTGGTGGAACGCCCCCCGCACCTGGGCCGCCGTGCAGCGCGTGGACCCACTGGCCAGCCACGCCAGCTGGATGGAGAACTTCCCCTGGACCCGCCTGGACGGCGTCGCGGCCCCCGAGGAGCGCAAACCCATGGTGGACGTCGCCGCGCTGCGCCAGCTGCCCCCCGCGAGGGTGCGCGAGGTGCTCGGCCACGGGAATTACGGCGGCCTGCACCGCCGCCCGGACCGCGAGATGCAGCTCATCTAG
- a CDS encoding aminotransferase class V-fold PLP-dependent enzyme — MSDAPADTTHPEGWTYETTAVHSSIPRGLGQTIGFPIHAAAAFQFDTLEEAQLEFQQNTGLSYARLQNPTVRALEDRITTLEGGAATVAVASGQAATLTAILSVCRAGDHVVSASSLFGGTTGMLSNILPLMGITATLVDNTPDAVRAAMQANTRLVWAEMISNPAGDIADIRAFADIAHEHGALLAIDNTCGGVGFLCRPLEHGADIVSQSLTKWAGGHGSVLGGAVTVGTGHDLTRNPIYTDGGEQSILRVRGDAALAWRQRWFGAHQLGMTLAPHSAFLIAQGLETLALRLERESATALALAAWLDAHPKVGKVSYPGLSSHPHHHLAQTYLRGGQGAVLTFEVPDPSAFLSRVRVLRIAPNLGDVRTLVVHPWTTTHGRVPEPARHAAGVTPTTIRMSVGVEALRDLQADIEQAL; from the coding sequence ATGAGCGACGCGCCCGCAGACACCACGCACCCCGAGGGGTGGACGTACGAGACGACCGCCGTGCACAGCAGCATTCCCCGGGGGCTGGGACAGACCATCGGCTTCCCGATCCACGCGGCGGCCGCGTTCCAGTTCGACACGCTGGAGGAAGCGCAACTGGAATTCCAGCAGAACACCGGCCTGAGTTACGCCCGCCTGCAGAACCCGACGGTGCGCGCCCTGGAGGACCGCATCACGACCCTGGAGGGCGGCGCGGCGACGGTGGCGGTGGCGAGCGGGCAGGCGGCGACCCTCACGGCGATCCTCAGCGTGTGCCGCGCGGGGGATCACGTGGTGTCGGCCAGCAGCCTGTTCGGCGGGACGACCGGGATGCTCAGCAACATCCTGCCGCTGATGGGCATCACGGCGACGCTGGTGGACAACACTCCGGACGCCGTGCGGGCCGCGATGCAGGCGAACACGCGGCTGGTGTGGGCCGAGATGATCAGCAATCCCGCCGGCGACATCGCGGACATCCGCGCCTTCGCGGATATCGCCCACGAGCACGGGGCGCTGCTGGCGATCGACAACACCTGCGGCGGCGTCGGCTTCCTGTGCCGCCCGCTGGAGCACGGCGCGGACATCGTCAGCCAGTCCCTGACCAAATGGGCTGGGGGGCACGGCAGCGTCCTGGGCGGCGCCGTCACGGTCGGCACCGGGCACGACCTGACCCGCAACCCCATCTACACGGACGGCGGCGAGCAGAGCATCCTCCGCGTGCGGGGCGACGCGGCCCTCGCGTGGCGGCAGCGCTGGTTCGGCGCGCACCAGCTGGGCATGACCCTCGCCCCGCACAGCGCGTTCCTGATCGCCCAGGGCCTCGAAACGCTCGCGCTGCGACTGGAACGCGAGAGCGCCACCGCCCTCGCCCTGGCCGCGTGGCTGGACGCACACCCGAAGGTCGGGAAGGTCAGCTACCCCGGCCTGAGCAGCCACCCGCACCACCACCTCGCCCAGACGTACCTGCGCGGCGGTCAGGGCGCCGTCCTCACGTTCGAGGTGCCGGACCCCAGCGCGTTCCTGTCCCGCGTGCGCGTCCTGCGCATCGCCCCGAACCTCGGGGACGTCCGCACGCTCGTCGTGCACCCCTGGACCACCACGCACGGCCGCGTGCCCGAACCCGCCCGCCACGCCGCCGGCGTCACGCCCACCACCATCCGCATGAGCGTCGGTGT